The window TTCATCCGCCACTACGAGGAGAAGTTCCTGAACAACATCGACGATATCACGAGGGTCAACCAATTCGGGATGGACGACGCGGAGTACGCCATCGTGACCTTCGGCTGCTCCACGCGCGCGGCAAAAGCCGCCATGAAGCAGGCGAGGGCCAGGGGCATCAAGGCCGGGGTCCTGCAAATCGTTACATTGTGGCCCTTCCCGGAGGCTGTCGTCCGCGAGGTGGGCAAACGCGTGAAGGGAATCGTCGTGCCGGAGCTCAACCTGGGTCAGCTCCGGGGAGAGGTGCGCAAATGCGTGCCGTCGGATATCCCCGTCCTGGGCGTGAACAAGGTCAACAGTGAAATTCTGTTCCCGGCCGAGGTCCTGGCGGGCCTGGAGGAGGTCTCACGATGAACTGCATGGACTATCTGAAGACCGAAAAATTTCCTCTTTTCTGGTGTCCCGGCTGCGGCAACGGGGTCGTCCTCGGGGCCATCGCCCGGGCGTTCGCGGAGCTGGACCTGACCCGCGAGAACACCGTCGTCGTCACGGGGATTGGATGCTGGGGCAAGGCCGACGACTACGTCACGACCAACAGCTTCCACGGGACTCACGGGCGGGCCCTGGCCTTCGGAACCGGCATCAAGCTCGCCAACCCGCAGCTGGACGTGGTGGTGCTGATGGGCGATGGAGACGGTGTGACTATCGGGGGCAACCATTTCATCCATGCGGCGCGGCGCAACGTGGACGTGACGGCGATCGTCGTCAACAACCTCAACTATGGGATGACCGGGGGACAGTACTCGGCCACGACGCCGGAGACCCGCATCACCTCCACATCCCGCCTGGGGCACATCGAGCAGGGGTTCGACATCTGCAAGCTGGCGGAGGCTGCGGGAGCCCCCTTCGTCGCCCGGGCCACCCCCTTCAACCCCGTGCAGATGAAGAACCTGATCCGGGACGGGATGAGGAAGAAGGGGTTCTCCATGATCGAGGTCATCGCCCCCTGCCCTACCCACTACGGAAAGAACAATGGATTCAAGAGCGCCCCGGAGATGCTGCGTTGGTTCGACGAGCGCTCCATCGGCGTCGAAAAGGCGCGCCAGATGGCGCCGGACGAGCTTGCGGACAAGATCGTCGTCGGGAAGATGGTCGACCGCGAGTCCGAGGACTACGGCACGAAGTATCGAAGAATTCAGCAGGAGGCGCAAAGACGGGAGAGGGGGGACGGACGATGAAGGGCACGTGGGAGATCGTGCTCAGCGGGGTCGGCGGACAGGGCCTGCTCTCCATCGGCAACCTGCTGGGCGAGGCGGCCAGCATTTTTGGCGGGAAAAAAGCGACCATGACGGCCTCTTACGGGGTCGAGACGCGAGGGACCTTCACAAAATCCGACGTCATCATCAGCGACGAGGAGATAGACTTCCCCGAGGTTCTGAACCCGGATATCGTGCTGTGTCTGGCTCAGGTGAGCTACGATCGATATCGCGACACGGAGAAGCCCTGCATCCTCATCTACGAC is drawn from uncultured Fretibacterium sp. and contains these coding sequences:
- a CDS encoding thiamine pyrophosphate-dependent enzyme, whose protein sequence is MNCMDYLKTEKFPLFWCPGCGNGVVLGAIARAFAELDLTRENTVVVTGIGCWGKADDYVTTNSFHGTHGRALAFGTGIKLANPQLDVVVLMGDGDGVTIGGNHFIHAARRNVDVTAIVVNNLNYGMTGGQYSATTPETRITSTSRLGHIEQGFDICKLAEAAGAPFVARATPFNPVQMKNLIRDGMRKKGFSMIEVIAPCPTHYGKNNGFKSAPEMLRWFDERSIGVEKARQMAPDELADKIVVGKMVDRESEDYGTKYRRIQQEAQRRERGDGR
- a CDS encoding 2-oxoacid:acceptor oxidoreductase family protein, which encodes MKGTWEIVLSGVGGQGLLSIGNLLGEAASIFGGKKATMTASYGVETRGTFTKSDVIISDEEIDFPEVLNPDIVLCLAQVSYDRYRDTEKPCILIYDSDTVKPGNEPEGHIGFPILSRAVAFEARESVNIIAMGVIVGLAAPAEPEHILALFDKKYASRPQLQAKMKKLFGEGVNMGRESR